The Halobaculum sp. MBLA0143 genome includes a region encoding these proteins:
- a CDS encoding LamG-like jellyroll fold domain-containing protein — protein MNRRTLLAALGAVGGVSGVIGSGAFTSVVAERTISVETAADEDALVGLEPIDTANGRAYATTAAGDRLALAFGATEAGGSGLGADSTYQLDDVFRVTNRGTQPVYVWATFAGADESALETTGPNPDVYVYPNGDAGDVLRDSEDDVSYLGVGESVSVGVFFDTTGVAVGELDLTVTINAAATNPASGAVVAGDGTTIPGPTGGLAAHWPLDRVGEGVAEDVVGGADGSVPEAVTAAAGKSGGAVQFPEEDQFVETTARLGVGSPFSLAVWANAAGFDQTEYPLAVSKWQRARNRDYLIGYHGPEGRLYTQFNREPDGNKATLFGPEPETGVWYHCVLTYDRSGRGRFYVDGSVVGETQGPFGTSSSQFVIGSKDGGGNSWHGRVEDVRLYDRALDPGEVTALYDATK, from the coding sequence ATGAACAGGCGAACGCTACTCGCCGCACTCGGCGCGGTCGGAGGAGTCAGCGGCGTAATCGGCTCGGGTGCGTTCACCAGTGTCGTCGCCGAGCGGACGATCTCCGTCGAGACGGCCGCCGACGAGGACGCGCTGGTCGGACTCGAACCCATCGACACGGCGAACGGGCGAGCGTACGCCACGACCGCGGCCGGCGACCGGCTCGCGCTGGCGTTCGGCGCGACCGAGGCGGGTGGTAGCGGGCTGGGGGCGGACTCGACCTACCAGCTCGACGACGTGTTCCGGGTGACGAACCGTGGGACACAACCGGTCTACGTCTGGGCGACGTTCGCGGGAGCAGACGAGTCCGCGTTGGAGACGACGGGTCCGAACCCGGACGTGTACGTCTATCCGAACGGAGACGCCGGGGACGTGTTGCGCGACAGCGAGGACGACGTGTCGTACCTCGGGGTCGGCGAGTCGGTCTCGGTCGGCGTGTTCTTCGACACCACGGGTGTCGCGGTTGGAGAGCTAGACCTGACGGTGACGATCAACGCTGCGGCGACGAACCCCGCTTCCGGTGCGGTCGTTGCCGGCGACGGGACGACGATCCCGGGGCCGACGGGCGGACTTGCGGCACACTGGCCACTGGATCGAGTCGGGGAAGGGGTCGCCGAGGACGTCGTCGGCGGAGCAGACGGGTCGGTTCCGGAGGCGGTGACGGCTGCGGCCGGCAAGAGTGGCGGTGCAGTCCAGTTCCCAGAGGAAGACCAGTTCGTCGAGACCACGGCACGTCTGGGTGTGGGCAGTCCGTTCTCGCTGGCTGTCTGGGCGAACGCGGCCGGGTTCGACCAGACCGAGTACCCGTTGGCCGTTTCGAAGTGGCAGCGCGCCAGGAACCGTGACTACCTGATCGGGTATCACGGTCCGGAGGGGCGACTGTACACACAGTTCAACCGAGAGCCGGACGGCAACAAAGCGACGTTGTTCGGTCCGGAGCCCGAGACCGGCGTCTGGTACCACTGTGTGCTGACGTACGACAGATCCGGTCGCGGACGGTTCTACGTCGACGGCTCGGTGGTCGGGGAGACGCAGGGGCCGTTCGGCACGTCGAGTTCACAGTTCGTGATCGGGTCGAAGGACGGCGGCGGGAACTCGTGGCACGGACGTGTCGAGGACGTTCGGCTGTACGATCGGGCACTCGATCCAGGAGAGGTGACGGCGCTGTACGACGCGACGAAGTGA
- a CDS encoding right-handed parallel beta-helix repeat-containing protein, with amino-acid sequence MQRRKLLLGMGTAAGAAGAVGSGAFTSVRAQRDVSVQVADDSDALLSLEPGTGPNANAFATVSDGTVGLDFSSTDTGGSGLGTDSTYRFDGLLQVRNQGTQSIFLFVRVSGGVSNDELYFYPDSDPTVQLRDRANEVVELTPGEAQTVGAFVDTSALESDVTATATFNATAERPDESFTAGETPQDAVLVSRQSGRGDFDDIQPAVDAIQDGSVQKSAIQVDPGRYATDGPVVVGDVTDLRLRGDGSGNDPGSNTVLEDQVEVRGGADSVTLQDLRVTGAEGGNSDTGDGVFTVGTTNSVSAVTLENVAVVDNRQAGLSLQSVERLDVRNSVIDGNGGSGIDASGISGRIEFTRIRNNGGSGVDVDDFGGGSELELYDVLVEGNERLGVDVFGDDVGSVTVSESVIDDNGGTGLAVGTGYADGQISAVEVTGVSVSDNGDSGLIVFGDSASDVTVQNVEASNNGANGIDLNGVAFDTPVVERVTADGNDGTGVVLGNQFAGAVAKGQIRRASVDGNGGAGGFSGVAVFDGAATGTNVAVSNSNVIDNAGFGVSTDDTDGGTEVQLSNVFLDDNGTGTSQGVAGGTAGAPVSGVGADGN; translated from the coding sequence ATGCAACGACGCAAACTCCTACTCGGAATGGGAACGGCAGCCGGTGCGGCCGGAGCGGTCGGCTCCGGCGCGTTCACCAGCGTGCGCGCACAGCGTGACGTGTCGGTACAGGTCGCAGACGACAGTGACGCTCTGTTGAGCCTCGAACCTGGCACGGGCCCGAACGCGAACGCGTTCGCCACGGTCTCCGACGGGACCGTGGGTCTCGACTTCAGTTCGACGGACACCGGCGGGTCGGGTCTCGGCACGGACTCCACGTACCGGTTCGACGGGCTGTTGCAGGTGCGGAACCAGGGGACACAGTCGATCTTCCTGTTCGTGCGGGTCTCCGGCGGCGTGTCGAACGACGAACTGTACTTCTACCCGGACAGTGACCCGACGGTCCAACTGCGTGATCGAGCCAACGAGGTAGTGGAGCTGACTCCGGGGGAGGCGCAGACTGTCGGCGCGTTCGTCGACACGAGCGCGCTGGAGAGTGACGTGACCGCGACGGCGACGTTCAACGCGACGGCCGAGCGTCCCGACGAGAGCTTCACCGCGGGCGAGACGCCACAGGACGCAGTGCTGGTCAGCCGCCAGTCTGGGCGTGGCGACTTCGACGACATCCAGCCGGCGGTCGACGCGATCCAGGACGGCTCCGTACAGAAGTCGGCGATCCAGGTCGACCCTGGACGGTACGCGACGGACGGCCCGGTCGTCGTCGGCGACGTGACCGACCTCCGTCTCCGCGGCGACGGCTCCGGGAACGACCCGGGGTCGAACACCGTCCTCGAAGACCAGGTGGAGGTCCGCGGCGGTGCCGACTCCGTCACTCTGCAGGACCTTCGGGTGACTGGCGCCGAAGGCGGCAACTCCGACACGGGCGACGGTGTGTTCACCGTCGGGACCACGAACTCGGTCTCGGCCGTCACGCTCGAGAACGTCGCCGTCGTGGACAACCGGCAGGCGGGACTCTCACTCCAGTCCGTCGAGCGGCTCGATGTCCGCAACAGCGTGATCGACGGGAACGGCGGCTCCGGGATCGACGCCAGCGGAATCTCCGGACGTATCGAGTTCACGCGGATCCGGAACAACGGCGGTAGTGGCGTCGACGTCGACGATTTCGGGGGCGGCTCCGAGCTGGAGTTGTACGACGTCCTCGTGGAGGGCAACGAGCGGCTCGGCGTCGACGTGTTCGGTGACGACGTCGGCTCCGTAACGGTGAGCGAGTCGGTGATCGACGACAACGGCGGAACGGGTCTCGCCGTCGGGACGGGGTACGCCGACGGGCAGATCTCCGCCGTGGAGGTCACCGGCGTGTCCGTCAGCGACAACGGCGACAGCGGCCTGATCGTGTTCGGCGACTCGGCGTCCGATGTGACGGTGCAGAACGTGGAGGCGTCGAACAACGGTGCCAACGGGATCGACCTGAACGGCGTGGCGTTCGACACCCCGGTCGTCGAGCGCGTGACCGCCGACGGAAACGACGGCACCGGCGTCGTCCTCGGTAACCAGTTCGCCGGGGCGGTCGCCAAGGGCCAGATCAGACGAGCGTCGGTGGACGGGAACGGTGGCGCGGGCGGGTTCTCCGGTGTCGCCGTCTTCGACGGCGCCGCCACGGGGACCAACGTCGCCGTGAGCAACTCGAACGTGATCGACAACGCCGGCTTCGGTGTGTCGACGGACGACACCGACGGCGGCACCGAGGTGCAGCTCTCGAACGTCTTCCTCGATGACAACGGGACCGGCACCTCACAGGGCGTCGCCGGTGGGACCGCCGGAGCCCCCGTCTCGGGCGTCGGTGCCGACGGGAACTGA